In a single window of the Halobaculum lipolyticum genome:
- a CDS encoding dimethylarginine dimethylaminohydrolase family protein, translating into MSTIDGTVYDDRTPPTLDRTALPRRPDHATVLLVAPTYFDVRYRINPYMGGVVDGARARSEWDRLRRAYERYAERVVVLDPDRYGTPDPEESGRDHVAPARLPDLVFAANLGLATADGDGVVLARMATAERAAEPVHFARWCRAVGYDVHELPGEAAFEGTGDAIWHPGRRLLWGGYGVRTERAAYDEIAPLVDAPVVPLELADERFYHLDVCFAPLTEETVLIVPEAFDAAGRDRIDALFERVIEAPLSEATDGLACNCHCVDGRHVLLGAGNPETERRLRDAGFVPVPVSTAEFRKAGGSVRCLSLSLG; encoded by the coding sequence CCGAACCCCGCCGACGCTCGACCGTACGGCCCTCCCACGACGCCCCGACCACGCGACCGTCCTCCTCGTCGCGCCCACCTACTTCGACGTGCGTTACCGGATCAACCCCTACATGGGCGGCGTCGTCGACGGCGCCCGCGCCCGAAGCGAGTGGGACCGCCTCCGCCGTGCGTACGAACGGTACGCCGAGCGGGTGGTCGTGCTCGACCCGGACCGCTACGGGACGCCGGACCCCGAGGAGTCCGGCCGCGACCACGTCGCCCCGGCGCGGCTCCCGGACCTGGTGTTCGCCGCGAACCTCGGGCTGGCGACGGCCGACGGCGACGGCGTCGTCCTCGCCCGGATGGCGACCGCCGAGCGCGCCGCCGAACCGGTACACTTCGCCCGCTGGTGTCGCGCGGTCGGCTACGACGTGCACGAACTCCCGGGCGAGGCCGCCTTCGAGGGCACCGGCGACGCGATCTGGCACCCCGGCAGACGCCTCCTGTGGGGCGGCTACGGCGTCCGCACCGAACGGGCCGCCTACGACGAGATCGCACCGCTCGTCGACGCGCCGGTGGTGCCGCTGGAACTCGCCGACGAGCGGTTCTACCACCTCGACGTCTGTTTCGCCCCGCTCACCGAGGAGACCGTCCTGATCGTCCCCGAGGCGTTCGACGCCGCCGGCCGCGACCGCATCGACGCGCTGTTCGAGCGGGTGATCGAGGCGCCGCTGTCGGAGGCGACCGACGGACTCGCGTGCAACTGTCACTGCGTCGACGGCCGACACGTCCTGTTGGGGGCGGGCAACCCGGAGACGGAGCGCCGACTCCGCGACGCGGGGTTCGTGCCGGTGCCGGTGTCGACCGCGGAGTTCCGGAAGGCGGGCGGCTCCGTGCGCTGTCTGTCGCTGTCGCTCGGGTGA
- a CDS encoding DUF5797 family protein — translation MSDLTDEELERLGDVVRLQPTKNSELGDRWGMDSGSDVHGYLENHLSDYYYRDDNSLIRATSEAAEITGVEPGIVDDEDDPNAVPERITVPELHAQVFRVVADHDERSESVVSVLNKVREEYGVDPDAGDVRRALQSLRRKNVVEVEYRTVPTFKLAVPREEVEVVSEDDA, via the coding sequence ATGAGCGACCTCACCGACGAGGAGTTGGAGCGCCTCGGGGACGTGGTGCGGCTCCAGCCGACGAAGAACAGCGAACTCGGCGACCGGTGGGGTATGGACAGCGGCAGCGACGTGCACGGCTACCTCGAGAACCACCTGTCGGACTACTACTACCGCGACGACAACAGCCTCATCCGCGCCACCTCGGAGGCCGCCGAGATCACCGGCGTCGAACCCGGCATCGTCGACGACGAGGACGACCCGAACGCCGTGCCCGAGCGGATCACGGTGCCGGAACTCCACGCGCAGGTGTTCCGCGTCGTCGCCGACCACGACGAGCGCTCGGAGTCAGTGGTGTCCGTGCTGAACAAGGTCCGCGAGGAGTACGGCGTCGACCCCGACGCCGGCGACGTGCGCCGCGCGCTCCAGAGCCTCCGCCGGAAGAACGTCGTCGAGGTGGAGTACCGCACCGTGCCGACGTTCAAACTGGCGGTGCCGCGCGAGGAGGTCGAGGTCGTCTCCGAGGACGACGCGTAG
- a CDS encoding DUF5787 family protein, whose product MFPGAGDSEFAFELLVCRWAELAWHPADGDRPAVVARQLGTRERRWDTVVLEVDPTAFATRRAFGERGLDSDLLRVVRGAPAEWAWYRDALDDPGFPWRYVREAIHRAAALEVIEKRSGANGRIEFRRVREYPDWVERVIAIENKPDLDASAARALADQLRHDVEAGLADEVWVATGATGERVSPALLEDMPVEVGVLEFDFADGVDADAAEVVWHPTALAADGDPRRRLLLAERAYGKGWRSFRETMRPDCRHFELRREGRALVPHCAAKGRVPTAAECKGSCAEFSPEPPQWRTNDWPIEGGPGKGIRALLERRRERERERVGE is encoded by the coding sequence GTGTTTCCGGGCGCCGGCGACAGCGAGTTCGCCTTCGAGTTGCTCGTGTGCCGCTGGGCGGAGTTGGCGTGGCACCCCGCCGACGGCGACCGCCCGGCGGTCGTCGCGCGCCAACTCGGCACCCGCGAGCGACGCTGGGACACCGTCGTCCTCGAAGTGGACCCGACCGCGTTCGCGACCCGCCGGGCGTTCGGCGAGCGCGGACTGGACTCGGATCTCCTGCGCGTCGTCCGCGGGGCGCCCGCCGAGTGGGCGTGGTACCGCGACGCCCTCGACGACCCGGGGTTCCCGTGGCGCTACGTCCGCGAGGCGATCCACCGCGCGGCGGCGCTGGAGGTGATCGAGAAGCGCAGCGGCGCGAACGGCCGGATCGAGTTCCGCCGGGTGCGCGAGTACCCCGACTGGGTCGAGCGCGTGATCGCGATCGAGAACAAGCCCGACCTCGACGCCAGCGCGGCGCGGGCGCTCGCCGACCAACTCCGCCACGACGTGGAGGCGGGCCTCGCCGACGAGGTGTGGGTCGCGACGGGCGCGACCGGCGAGCGCGTCTCGCCGGCGCTGTTGGAGGACATGCCCGTCGAGGTCGGCGTGCTGGAGTTCGACTTCGCCGACGGCGTCGACGCCGACGCCGCCGAGGTCGTCTGGCACCCCACCGCCCTCGCCGCCGACGGCGACCCGCGGCGGCGACTCCTGCTGGCCGAGCGGGCGTACGGCAAGGGCTGGCGCTCGTTCCGCGAGACGATGCGGCCCGACTGTCGACACTTCGAGTTGCGACGCGAGGGCCGCGCGCTCGTGCCCCACTGCGCTGCCAAGGGGCGGGTGCCGACGGCCGCCGAGTGCAAGGGGAGTTGTGCGGAGTTCTCGCCGGAGCCGCCGCAGTGGCGGACGAACGACTGGCCGATCGAGGGTGGCCCGGGGAAGGGGATCCGCGCGCTGTTGGAGCGCCGGCGTGAGCGAGAGCGGGAGCGGGTGGGCGAGTAG
- a CDS encoding bis(5'-nucleosyl)-tetraphosphatase, producing MPVEATSAGAILFRDTRGKREYLLLKSRPGDWEFPKGGVEGEEELQQTAIREVTEEAGVEDFRLIDGFREEYDYVFEAGGDTIHKTVHLFIAHSFEASAELSTEHRDLQWRDYEQALNTITQDGPRDILRDAHDYLDELQATDADGYLLGTEN from the coding sequence ATGCCGGTCGAAGCGACTAGCGCTGGAGCCATCCTCTTCCGCGACACCCGCGGCAAACGGGAGTACCTGCTCCTGAAGAGCCGACCCGGGGACTGGGAGTTCCCCAAGGGCGGGGTCGAAGGGGAAGAGGAACTCCAGCAGACGGCGATCAGAGAAGTGACAGAGGAGGCGGGGGTCGAAGACTTCCGCCTCATCGACGGGTTCCGGGAGGAGTACGACTACGTGTTCGAGGCGGGCGGCGACACCATCCACAAGACGGTGCACTTGTTCATCGCCCACTCGTTCGAGGCCTCCGCGGAACTGTCGACCGAACACCGCGACCTGCAGTGGCGCGACTACGAGCAGGCGCTCAACACCATCACGCAGGACGGTCCCCGCGACATCCTCCGGGACGCCCACGACTACCTCGACGAACTCCAGGCGACCGACGCCGACGGGTACCTGCTGGGCACCGAGAACTGA